In Neodiprion pinetum isolate iyNeoPine1 chromosome 6, iyNeoPine1.2, whole genome shotgun sequence, one genomic interval encodes:
- the LOC124221600 gene encoding nose resistant to fluoxetine protein 6-like, with the protein MLSFRAGCAAVLLFACTQSLASASLKDDGNNTMDIMEFIEQFGTPLKTRWMAMIPSIVNSSDTSCKDEFTALIQAFQSTEEWAFEILDASSKIQSGIMTGNIRNLGMYDECLQASGHYDNISVRGKYCTVRIRQRSNAIRAAKTDINVGIISSICAPSSCSEFQIEELVKSFLGNTSENSYVGIEIEGVNCVQPTSADFTTGEILTIILLTAIAQFMIFCTICDFLKRRGYAGSSTLIDTLSKFSLYINGRALLSTEVKPQMMPSIPGIRFLGMCWIVLGHRYVSTLLNPTINIKDIFVWMDLWSSLHVQIAVFVVDTFFVISGFLLAYTFLKSMKSGKKFNLAMMYFHRFVRLTPSVMVLVLFCAFLLHRIANGPIWNMMNFLVITPCQRNWWLTLLYVQNFVDKENICLLHTWYLAVDMQLFWISPVIVYPLYRWPKVGLGILGSFLVISIVTPAVILGVNRYSNGILEFTESVISMDYFYNYYILTYNRAFAYFVGIMLGYDMVTKKRKLTKVFNEFCGDMVVSIAFAFILSVFIESPVIVLEKILMKNNQKSEQSSTLPQMSDNNGKAKEEDTMLNMTAA; encoded by the exons ATGTTGTCGTTTCGTGCCGGATGTGCGGCAGTTCTACTGTTCGCTTGTACGCAAAGCCTGGCTTCCGCGTCATTGAAAGACGATGGCAATAATACTATGGATATTATGGAATTTATCGAACAGTTTGGCACGCCCTTAAAAACTCGGTGGATGGCAATGATACCTTCGATTGTAAATTCGTCTGATACTTCTTGCAAGGACGAGTTCACGGCACTGATACAGGCATTCCAATCCACAGAGGAATGGGCGTTcgaaa TATTGGATGCTTCGTCGAAAATTCAGTCAGGAATCATGACGGGAAATATCAGGAATCTCGGGATGTACGACGAGTGCCTTCAAGCCAGCGGCCATTACGATAATATCAGTGTTCGTGGGAAGTATTGCACGGTGAGAATTCGGCAACGTTCCAATGCAATTAGAGCGGCGAAAACTGACATAAATGTGGGCATTATCTCATCAATTTGCGCCCCGTCTTCATGCAGTGAGTTTCAAATTGAAGAGCTCGTAAAGTCCTTCCTCGGAAACACGTCTGAAAACAGTTACGTCGGAATTGAAATTGAGGGGGTCAATTGCGTACAACCAACATCCGCAGATTTCACAACCGGAGAGATTTTGACGAT aattttgctCACTGCAATAGCCCAGTTCATGATCTTCTGCACTATCTGTGATTTCTTGAAACGACGAGGGTATGCAGGCTCGTCTACTCTGATCGACACCTTATCGAAATTCTCACTGTACATCAACGGGCGGGCTTTATTGAGTACCGAAGTAAAGCCCCAGATGATGCCCAGCATCCCGGGTATACGATTTTTGGGCATGTGTTGGATCGTCCTAGGTCATCGTTACGTTAGTACATTACTCAATCCAACAATAAACATCAAGGACATATTTGTA TGGATGGATTTGTGGTCCTCTCTGCACGTTCAAATTGCGGTTTTTGTCGTCGACACATTCTTCGTGATTAGCGGATTTTTGTTGGCTTACACATTTTTGAAGTCCATGAAATcgggaaagaaattcaatctgGCTATGATGTATTTTCACCGTTTTGTAAG ATTAACGCCAAGTGTAATGGTGCTCGTATTGTTTTGCGCATTTCTGCTACATCGTATTGCGAACGGTCCGATATGGAACATGATGAACTTCCTGGTGATAACGCCTTGCCAACGGAATTGGTGGCTTACTTTACTCTACGTCCAGAACTTCGTAGACAAGGAAAATATC TGCTTGCTACACACTTGGTACCTGGCGGTTGACATGCAACTCTTTTGGATATCCCCAGTTATTGTGTATCCATTGTATCGCTGGCCGAAAGTTGGACTGGGTATACTGGGCAGCTTTCTCGTCATCTCAATAGTTACGCCAGCTGTGATTTTAGGTGTCAATCGTTATTCCAACGGAATTCTGGAGTTCACCGAAAG CGTAATATCGATGGACTACTTCTACAACTACTACATACTCACTTATAATCGAGCCTTCGCCTACTTCGTAGGAATTATGTTGGGCTACGATATGGTGACTAAAAAGCGGAAGCTGACTAAGGTG TTCAACGAATTTTGCGGTGACATGGTGGTATCGATAGCATTTGCTTTCATCCTTAGTGTATTCATTGAATCTCCAGTTAttgtattggaaaaaattc